The following are encoded together in the Thalassomonas haliotis genome:
- the betA gene encoding choline dehydrogenase gives MNISKQEDFDYIIVGAGSAGCVLANRLSEDSNNKVLLLETGGSDKSIFIQMPTALSIPMNTKKYAWQFETQPEPFLNNRRMHCPRGKVLGGSSSINGMVYVRGHARDFDEWQQAGATGWDYQHCLPYFKKAESWAFGGDDYRGDSGPLGVNNGNEMANPLYKAFINAGVDAGYMDTKDFNGARQEGFGPMHMTIKDGVRHSTANAYLRPAMSRSNLTVVTHALVHKVLLEDKTAVGIRYERKGRLIEVSAKKEVILSAGPIGSPHILQLSGIGEKEVLEKAGIETLHDLPGVGENLQDHLEFYFQFKCKQPISLNGELDWFSKLKIGVRWLLTKKGLGATNHFESCGFIRSKAGVEWPDLQYHFLPAAMRYDGKEAFAGHGFQVHIGHNKPKSRGAVKVTSNDAKAHPDIRFNYLQHEDDREGFRDCVKLTREIINQPALDEFRGEEIQPGLAVQSDQEIDEFVRNFVESAYHPSCSCKMGTDELAVVDPQTRVHGIKGLRVVDSSIFPTIPNGNLNAPTIMVAERAADMILQRDLLPAANVEVVMDTNWQQQQRQGKAAREMKGEK, from the coding sequence ATGAATATCAGTAAGCAAGAAGATTTCGATTATATTATTGTCGGCGCAGGCTCGGCTGGTTGTGTGCTGGCAAACCGTCTCAGTGAAGACAGCAACAACAAGGTATTATTGCTCGAAACCGGCGGCAGCGATAAAAGCATTTTTATCCAGATGCCGACGGCGCTATCGATCCCCATGAATACCAAAAAGTACGCCTGGCAGTTTGAAACCCAGCCGGAACCTTTTTTGAATAACCGCCGCATGCATTGCCCGCGCGGTAAGGTACTGGGGGGCTCGTCTTCCATTAACGGCATGGTGTATGTACGCGGTCACGCCCGTGATTTTGACGAATGGCAACAAGCAGGCGCCACCGGCTGGGATTACCAGCATTGCCTGCCGTATTTCAAAAAAGCGGAAAGCTGGGCTTTCGGCGGTGACGATTACCGCGGCGACAGCGGCCCGTTAGGGGTGAATAACGGCAATGAAATGGCCAACCCCCTTTACAAAGCTTTTATCAATGCCGGTGTAGATGCCGGTTATATGGACACCAAAGATTTTAACGGTGCCCGGCAGGAAGGTTTCGGCCCTATGCATATGACCATCAAAGATGGCGTGCGTCATTCTACCGCCAATGCTTACCTGCGCCCGGCGATGTCCCGCAGCAACTTAACTGTGGTGACCCATGCCTTAGTGCATAAGGTTTTGCTTGAGGACAAAACTGCGGTCGGCATTCGCTATGAACGCAAAGGCCGGCTGATTGAAGTGAGCGCCAAGAAAGAGGTGATCTTATCCGCCGGTCCTATCGGCTCACCGCATATCCTTCAACTATCCGGTATTGGCGAAAAAGAAGTGCTGGAAAAAGCCGGTATCGAAACCTTGCATGATTTACCCGGTGTCGGTGAAAACCTGCAGGATCACTTAGAGTTTTATTTCCAGTTTAAATGTAAGCAGCCGATTTCATTAAACGGCGAACTTGACTGGTTCAGTAAACTGAAAATCGGCGTGCGCTGGCTCTTAACCAAAAAAGGTCTTGGCGCTACCAACCATTTCGAGTCTTGTGGTTTTATCCGCTCTAAAGCGGGGGTCGAGTGGCCGGATCTGCAATATCATTTCCTGCCGGCCGCGATGCGTTATGACGGTAAAGAAGCTTTTGCCGGTCACGGCTTCCAGGTACATATAGGTCATAACAAACCGAAAAGCCGCGGCGCCGTCAAAGTTACCTCAAACGATGCCAAAGCACACCCGGATATTCGTTTTAATTATCTGCAACATGAAGATGACCGTGAAGGTTTCCGCGACTGTGTGAAACTTACCCGGGAGATCATCAATCAACCGGCACTGGATGAGTTTCGCGGTGAAGAAATTCAACCGGGCTTAGCGGTGCAAAGCGACCAAGAAATCGATGAGTTTGTGCGAAATTTCGTCGAAAGCGCCTATCATCCGTCCTGTTCGTGTAAAATGGGCACCGATGAACTGGCGGTAGTGGACCCGCAAACCCGGGTACACGGCATTAAAGGTTTAAGGGTGGTGGACTCGTCCATTTTCCCGACTATTCCTAACGGTAATTTAAATGCGCCGACCATTATGGTGGCAGAGCGCGCCGCCGATATGATTTTACAGCGTGATTTGCTGCCAGCGGCCAATGTCGAAGTAGTGATGGACACCAACTGGCAACAGCAGCAAAGACAGGGCAAGGCGGCCAGGGAAATGAAGGGAGAAAAGTAA
- a CDS encoding LysE/ArgO family amino acid transporter: protein MTILPFIQGFGLGASMIIPIGAQNSFIINQGIKRNHHLIAATICIICDISLFMLGVFGGGELIGANDLLFTLISWGGILFLLGYGALSLKAAIRASTTVNQQDGELQSFKGVILTTLAVTLLNPHVYLDTVVILGSVSSQFSAAEKPWYLFGLVLASILWFYGLSVFAAKFSPVLGRKKVKQGIDIAIAVIMWLIAWSLFNNWLASA, encoded by the coding sequence ATGACGATTTTACCTTTTATCCAGGGGTTTGGCCTGGGCGCCAGCATGATAATCCCCATTGGTGCGCAAAATTCTTTTATTATCAATCAGGGCATCAAACGCAACCATCACCTGATCGCCGCCACCATCTGCATTATCTGCGATATCAGCTTATTTATGCTCGGGGTCTTTGGCGGAGGTGAACTGATAGGCGCCAACGACTTATTATTTACCCTGATCAGCTGGGGCGGTATCTTATTTTTACTCGGTTACGGGGCTTTATCGTTAAAGGCCGCCATCAGGGCCAGTACCACGGTTAACCAGCAAGACGGGGAGCTGCAATCGTTTAAGGGGGTGATCCTGACCACATTAGCGGTGACCCTGCTCAATCCCCATGTTTATCTTGATACTGTCGTGATTTTAGGCAGTGTCAGCAGCCAGTTTTCTGCGGCTGAGAAACCCTGGTACCTGTTTGGACTGGTGTTGGCTTCCATTCTCTGGTTTTATGGCTTGTCAGTTTTTGCCGCCAAATTTTCTCCGGTTCTGGGCAGGAAAAAAGTCAAGCAAGGCATAGATATCGCCATCGCCGTTATTATGTGGCTGATTGCCTGGTCACTGTTTAATAACTGGCTGGCCTCTGCCTAG
- the betB gene encoding betaine-aldehyde dehydrogenase, with protein MSLPTYQNFIHGQYLANSNGETFAVTNPATGEVIYHVEVADEKVQQAAMKSAREGFALWSAKTPMERSRILFKAVALLRESNDELAAVEVRDTGKPWQEASVVDVLSGADSIEFFAGLVPGLEGNQQQVGDDFYYTRKEPLGICAGIGAWNYPLQIACWKSAPALACGNVMIFKPSEETPLGALKLAEIFTQAGIPDGVFNVVLGDGKVGAWLSHHEEIAKVSFTGEVGTGKKVMTAAAGNLKEVTMELGGKSPLVIFDDADVDNAVSAAMLGNFYTQGEICTNGTRVFVQKAIYPVFMEKLLKRTRENIIAGDPMLAETNFGALINKGHQQKVLDYINIGIKEGATLACGGKALQPENSPNGYFVAPTIFTDCNDEMRICREEIFGPVMSVLCFDEEDEVIKRANNTQLGLAAGVFTRDISRAHRVIHQLQAGICWINNYGASPAEMPVGGYKQSGLGRENGLATLNQYTQLKAVYVGLTPLESPF; from the coding sequence ATGTCGTTACCGACCTATCAAAATTTTATTCATGGCCAGTACCTGGCAAATTCCAACGGTGAAACCTTTGCTGTGACTAATCCCGCCACCGGGGAAGTGATTTATCATGTAGAAGTTGCCGATGAAAAAGTACAGCAGGCAGCGATGAAAAGCGCCCGCGAGGGCTTTGCGCTGTGGTCGGCGAAAACGCCGATGGAGCGCAGCCGGATTTTATTCAAAGCGGTAGCCTTATTACGTGAGTCTAACGACGAACTGGCGGCTGTTGAAGTGCGCGATACCGGTAAACCCTGGCAGGAAGCAAGTGTCGTGGATGTGCTTTCCGGCGCCGATTCAATTGAATTTTTTGCCGGTTTAGTACCGGGTCTTGAAGGCAATCAGCAGCAGGTCGGCGATGATTTTTATTATACCCGCAAAGAGCCGCTAGGCATTTGCGCCGGCATCGGCGCCTGGAACTATCCGCTGCAAATCGCCTGCTGGAAATCAGCACCGGCACTTGCCTGCGGTAACGTGATGATATTCAAGCCTTCGGAAGAAACGCCGTTAGGGGCGCTGAAGCTGGCGGAAATCTTTACCCAAGCCGGTATCCCGGACGGTGTGTTTAATGTTGTGCTTGGCGATGGCAAGGTCGGCGCCTGGCTTTCCCACCATGAAGAAATTGCCAAGGTATCTTTTACCGGTGAAGTCGGTACAGGTAAAAAAGTGATGACAGCGGCCGCCGGTAACTTAAAAGAAGTGACTATGGAGTTGGGCGGTAAATCGCCGCTGGTGATTTTTGACGATGCCGATGTCGATAATGCCGTGTCTGCGGCTATGCTGGGTAACTTTTATACCCAGGGGGAAATCTGCACCAACGGCACCCGGGTATTTGTGCAAAAAGCCATTTATCCGGTCTTTATGGAAAAATTACTTAAACGCACCCGGGAAAATATCATTGCCGGCGATCCTATGCTGGCGGAAACCAATTTCGGCGCGCTGATCAACAAAGGCCATCAGCAAAAAGTGCTCGATTATATCAATATCGGCATCAAGGAAGGGGCGACCTTAGCCTGTGGCGGTAAGGCGCTTCAACCTGAAAATAGCCCGAACGGTTATTTTGTTGCCCCGACTATTTTCACCGACTGCAATGATGAAATGAGAATTTGCCGTGAAGAAATTTTTGGCCCGGTAATGTCGGTATTGTGTTTTGACGAGGAAGATGAAGTCATTAAACGCGCCAATAATACCCAGTTAGGTTTAGCGGCAGGGGTTTTTACCCGGGATATCAGCCGGGCACATAGGGTGATCCATCAATTGCAGGCGGGGATCTGCTGGATCAATAACTATGGCGCATCGCCTGCGGAAATGCCCGTCGGTGGTTATAAGCAGTCTGGATTAGGCCGGGAAAATGGCCTGGCAACCCTCAACCAATATACCCAGCTTAAAGCGGTGTATGTTGGTTTAACGCCTTTAGAGAGTCCTTTTTAA
- a CDS encoding BCCT family transporter — protein sequence MTTWLSAGILFTFAAIAVILMRWGNLRCIGVTPVRTFTFIAILFTSGLDVGLIMFPLTEFAGYGDLAASPEYGFTNPLAIEFGFWAFLIWGFYFLTCFYFCVIEPRVKFFEIPVVKFINNVVIIGTCAFTAYLLLTNLPWYMPEVGDGETIVGTFYLIVFLAIAFAVYSSTSLRYVRILSLATTWFFLALIALMWAGAFLSETSSVGEFANTIALLGDYFGNIHQFVLPLNDYHEFYLYWWFAWSIMIGQFTSRFVGGLRTYQVLVAMLVFPSIPIAIWFSVLYYYSANGLDTTGFYNLAMVIVGITFVINSLDSLIRLYTDNLNLTVARFGKVKYFVGNLVALCVLTLLFKLDFLQIQWVGAVVIGLFFSCFGYILWKKFSVVSEIAASPKENTVDFNKIELAN from the coding sequence ATGACAACCTGGTTATCCGCGGGCATATTATTTACCTTTGCCGCAATTGCAGTGATTTTAATGCGTTGGGGGAATTTACGTTGTATCGGCGTAACGCCGGTGCGTACCTTTACCTTTATCGCCATTTTATTTACCTCAGGTTTGGATGTCGGGCTGATCATGTTCCCGCTCACTGAATTTGCCGGTTATGGCGATCTGGCCGCCAGCCCGGAATATGGTTTTACCAACCCGTTGGCGATTGAGTTTGGTTTCTGGGCCTTCCTGATCTGGGGCTTTTATTTCCTGACCTGTTTCTATTTTTGTGTGATCGAACCCCGGGTGAAATTCTTTGAAATTCCCGTGGTGAAGTTCATCAATAATGTCGTGATCATCGGCACCTGTGCCTTTACCGCTTATTTACTGCTGACTAATCTACCCTGGTATATGCCGGAAGTCGGCGACGGTGAGACCATAGTCGGTACTTTCTATCTGATAGTCTTTTTAGCTATTGCCTTTGCCGTTTATTCCAGCACCAGCTTACGTTATGTGCGTATTCTCAGCCTGGCGACAACCTGGTTCTTCCTGGCGTTGATCGCCCTGATGTGGGCCGGTGCTTTCTTGTCGGAAACCTCTTCCGTCGGTGAATTCGCCAACACCATCGCCTTGCTGGGGGATTATTTTGGCAATATCCACCAGTTTGTCTTGCCGTTAAACGACTACCATGAATTCTATCTTTACTGGTGGTTTGCCTGGAGCATTATGATCGGCCAGTTTACCTCGCGTTTTGTTGGTGGGCTGCGTACTTACCAGGTATTAGTGGCTATGTTGGTATTCCCATCGATTCCGATCGCCATCTGGTTCAGCGTGCTTTACTACTACAGCGCCAATGGCCTGGATACCACAGGTTTCTACAACCTGGCGATGGTCATAGTGGGGATCACTTTTGTGATCAACTCGCTCGACTCCCTGATCCGCTTATACACGGATAACCTGAACCTGACGGTTGCCCGTTTCGGCAAGGTGAAATACTTTGTCGGCAACCTGGTCGCTTTATGTGTATTGACCCTGCTGTTTAAACTGGACTTCCTGCAAATCCAGTGGGTAGGCGCCGTGGTTATCGGCTTATTCTTTAGCTGTTTCGGTTATATCCTGTGGAAGAAATTTTCCGTGGTCAGTGAGATTGCCGCTTCACCAAAAGAAAACACCGTAGACTTCAACAAGATTGAACTGGCAAATTAA
- a CDS encoding LysR family transcriptional regulator ArgP, producing MARFDYKLLYALHTVMQEQSFEGAALKLHISQSAVSQRIKALEEYVAQPVIIRGQPIIATAAGQKLLRHYRQVQQLESVLNDELLFDESGQEVNISVAVNADSVATWFISAIAPLLKSRAVALNLVILDETRTTQKLKSGEACAAISSQGRMLPGYRVFELGKVKYLLVASPAFKEKYFPDGIKTDSLQLAPGVCFDAKDNMHTRFIEQHFGLSADSYPRHTVPSSEAFVELARQGIAYCLIPELQIKQELAGGDLVNLLPDKAHIETLYWHTWGLAGGIYRELAQLIQTRGREMLTEKSIEV from the coding sequence TTGGCCAGGTTTGATTACAAATTACTCTATGCCCTGCATACCGTGATGCAGGAGCAAAGTTTTGAAGGGGCAGCATTGAAGCTGCATATTTCACAATCTGCGGTATCGCAACGCATCAAAGCGCTGGAAGAATATGTCGCCCAGCCGGTGATTATCCGCGGCCAGCCGATCATAGCAACCGCCGCCGGGCAAAAGTTATTGCGCCACTATCGCCAGGTACAACAACTGGAAAGTGTGCTTAACGATGAGCTGCTGTTTGATGAAAGCGGGCAAGAGGTGAATATCTCGGTGGCGGTGAATGCCGACAGTGTTGCTACCTGGTTTATCAGTGCGATTGCCCCTTTGCTCAAGTCCAGGGCTGTCGCCCTGAACTTAGTGATCCTGGATGAAACCCGCACCACGCAGAAGCTGAAATCGGGTGAGGCCTGCGCCGCTATCAGTTCACAGGGCAGGATGTTACCCGGTTACCGGGTGTTTGAATTAGGCAAGGTGAAGTACCTCCTGGTGGCAAGTCCGGCATTTAAGGAAAAGTATTTTCCCGACGGCATTAAAACAGACAGCTTACAACTTGCCCCCGGGGTTTGTTTTGATGCCAAAGACAATATGCACACCCGGTTTATTGAACAGCATTTTGGCTTAAGTGCAGACAGTTACCCCCGCCATACCGTGCCTTCCTCTGAAGCCTTTGTTGAGCTGGCGCGCCAGGGCATAGCCTATTGCCTGATCCCCGAGTTGCAGATTAAACAGGAGCTGGCCGGGGGAGACCTGGTTAATCTGCTGCCGGATAAGGCCCATATCGAAACCTTGTACTGGCATACCTGGGGCCTGGCCGGTGGTATTTATCGGGAGCTGGCGCAGTTGATCCAAACCCGCGGCAGGGAAATGCTTACTGAAAAATCCATTGAAGTCTAA
- the betI gene encoding transcriptional regulator BetI has product MQSQRRLELINATLESVALHGLQNSTIITISKLAGMSSGIISHYFGGKQGLIEATIKHLLEQLKQALLEGMRDKPLTASERLFKIVEANFTQLQRTASVYQTWLCFWAQAMHDPALARLQHINSARLYSNLRYSFAELLPKEQATVAAQQTAAMIDGFWLRSALSVEPTEAFSQAEHLCKCFIENLLQQHGDN; this is encoded by the coding sequence ATTCAATCACAACGCAGACTCGAACTGATAAATGCTACTTTAGAGTCCGTTGCCCTGCATGGTTTGCAAAACAGCACTATTATCACCATCAGTAAGTTAGCAGGCATGTCTTCCGGCATTATCAGCCACTATTTTGGCGGCAAGCAGGGCTTGATCGAAGCGACCATCAAGCATTTGCTGGAACAGTTAAAGCAGGCTTTACTTGAAGGCATGCGTGATAAACCGTTAACGGCTAGCGAACGTTTATTTAAAATTGTTGAAGCAAACTTTACCCAGTTGCAGCGCACCGCATCCGTGTATCAAACCTGGCTTTGTTTTTGGGCCCAGGCGATGCACGATCCGGCCTTAGCCCGGCTTCAACATATCAACAGCGCCCGCCTGTACAGCAATTTACGTTATTCCTTTGCCGAGCTGCTGCCAAAAGAGCAAGCCACCGTAGCCGCACAACAGACGGCGGCGATGATTGACGGCTTTTGGCTGCGCAGCGCCCTGAGCGTAGAGCCCACAGAAGCATTCTCCCAGGCGGAGCATTTATGCAAATGTTTCATTGAAAACCTATTACAGCAGCACGGAGACAATTAA
- a CDS encoding TorF family putative porin, whose protein sequence is MKKSLLALTTAGLLAVSGAANADWSATVNLASDYTFNGVSQTDNDPALQASLDYSRDNGFYAGSWASNVDFGEDTDTEWDFYIGKYYQLDEKFSLDAGIAYYTYHGASHSDDLNYPEAYTKFGYASDMGQTEMNFWYSWDYFGLGVDHYIAMVGHTFTVAEGHDIRISFDRSLSENENKYAWDGKNGYNHYRLEYLTSYKGFDFNLALEDTNMDIDTADSRVVFSVSRTFGL, encoded by the coding sequence ATGAAAAAAAGTTTGTTAGCACTGACAACTGCCGGTTTACTTGCTGTATCCGGCGCGGCCAATGCAGATTGGTCTGCTACCGTAAACCTTGCTTCTGATTACACCTTTAACGGTGTCAGCCAGACCGACAATGATCCGGCATTACAAGCCAGTCTTGACTACAGCCGCGACAACGGCTTTTATGCCGGTAGCTGGGCGTCAAACGTCGATTTCGGTGAAGATACCGATACTGAATGGGATTTTTATATCGGTAAATACTACCAGTTAGATGAGAAATTCTCTCTTGATGCAGGTATTGCCTATTACACCTATCACGGTGCCTCTCACTCTGATGACCTCAACTATCCGGAAGCCTATACCAAGTTCGGTTATGCTTCCGATATGGGGCAAACAGAAATGAACTTCTGGTACAGCTGGGATTACTTCGGACTGGGTGTTGATCACTACATTGCTATGGTGGGCCATACTTTTACGGTAGCCGAAGGCCATGATATTCGCATCAGCTTCGACCGCTCTTTGTCAGAAAATGAAAATAAATATGCCTGGGACGGTAAAAACGGCTACAACCATTATCGTCTGGAATACCTGACCAGCTATAAAGGTTTTGACTTTAACCTGGCGCTTGAAGATACCAATATGGATATCGATACTGCCGACAGCCGTGTAGTGTTTTCTGTATCACGTACTTTTGGTTTATAA
- a CDS encoding M28 family metallopeptidase has product MPAATADNTKKLNQGVDASFNLANVHRDIKILASDEFGGRGPLSKGETLTTSYLAKAYQQAGLAPGAGDSFLQKVPMAKLTPSQDMVLQLGDLQFAPGKDFTARTKQIKSQVKLNDSDLVFVGYGINAPEYQWNDYAGVDVKGKTVVMLVNDPGFATQDDSLFTGNAMTYYGRWTYKYEEAARQGASAVFIVHETDAAGYPWGVVESSNTGSKFTLVDDNNNSQMLPVMGWLQLAASEQLFAGAGMDYQALKTRAKKRGFKPVSLALKANLTLNSKIEQAESDNVVALLPGTELADEYIVISAHWDHLGIKQTPQGPKIHNGAVDNASGTAATLELARALMARSKVSPFKRSLLFVNFTAEETGLIGSELFAAGGLYPSKQLVAVLNIDGMNPSDSVDYILQYGQGMSEMEQYLSEAAKAQGRKVKMDPRPQNGLFFRSDHFSMAKQGVPGLLFMSLGDTDPDYISHKYHKEADDYSPDWSLAGVEQDMALLQAIALKLADSSHWPKWLADSDFKKRRALDGR; this is encoded by the coding sequence ATGCCGGCGGCAACTGCAGACAACACGAAAAAACTCAATCAGGGCGTCGACGCAAGCTTTAATCTGGCTAATGTGCATCGGGATATTAAAATCCTGGCGTCCGATGAATTCGGCGGCCGCGGCCCGTTATCCAAAGGGGAAACCCTAACCACAAGTTATCTGGCAAAGGCTTATCAGCAGGCGGGTCTGGCGCCGGGCGCCGGGGACAGTTTCCTGCAAAAGGTACCTATGGCCAAACTGACCCCGAGCCAGGATATGGTGTTGCAGCTCGGGGATTTGCAATTTGCGCCGGGCAAAGACTTTACCGCCCGTACCAAGCAGATAAAGTCTCAGGTAAAACTTAATGACTCGGATCTGGTGTTTGTCGGTTACGGCATTAATGCCCCGGAATACCAGTGGAACGATTATGCCGGTGTGGATGTGAAAGGTAAAACTGTGGTGATGCTGGTTAACGATCCCGGTTTTGCTACCCAGGACGACAGTCTTTTTACCGGCAATGCCATGACCTATTACGGGCGCTGGACCTATAAATATGAAGAAGCCGCCCGCCAGGGGGCCAGTGCCGTGTTTATTGTTCATGAAACCGATGCCGCCGGTTACCCTTGGGGTGTGGTGGAAAGCTCTAATACCGGCAGTAAATTCACTCTGGTAGATGATAACAATAACAGCCAGATGTTGCCCGTGATGGGCTGGTTGCAGTTGGCGGCAAGCGAACAGTTATTTGCCGGGGCCGGCATGGATTACCAGGCTTTGAAAACCAGGGCCAAAAAACGCGGTTTTAAACCTGTATCCCTGGCGCTTAAGGCGAATTTAACCTTAAACAGTAAAATCGAGCAGGCGGAGTCAGATAATGTGGTCGCGCTTTTGCCGGGCACGGAACTGGCGGATGAATATATAGTGATCAGCGCCCACTGGGACCACCTGGGCATCAAGCAAACCCCGCAGGGGCCTAAAATTCATAATGGCGCGGTGGATAATGCCTCCGGCACGGCGGCGACGCTGGAGCTGGCGCGCGCTTTAATGGCCCGTTCAAAAGTTTCCCCGTTCAAACGCTCACTGCTGTTTGTTAATTTTACCGCCGAAGAAACCGGTTTGATCGGCTCTGAGCTTTTTGCCGCAGGCGGCCTCTATCCGAGCAAACAATTGGTGGCTGTGCTTAATATTGACGGCATGAACCCGTCAGACAGTGTCGATTATATCCTGCAATACGGGCAAGGCATGTCTGAGATGGAGCAATACCTGAGTGAGGCGGCAAAAGCACAGGGGCGTAAGGTGAAGATGGATCCCAGACCGCAAAATGGCCTGTTTTTCCGCTCGGATCATTTCTCTATGGCCAAGCAAGGGGTACCCGGTTTGCTCTTTATGAGTTTGGGAGATACAGATCCCGATTACATCAGCCATAAATACCATAAAGAAGCCGATGATTACTCCCCCGACTGGTCCCTGGCCGGGGTTGAACAGGACATGGCGTTATTGCAGGCCATTGCCCTAAAGCTGGCGGATAGCAGTCACTGGCCGAAGTGGCTGGCGGACTCTGACTTTAAGAAACGCCGGGCGCTTGATGGCCGTTAG